Below is a window of Treponema primitia ZAS-1 DNA.
GACGAGATCCTCAAACTCTACCTTTTCGGCAATCTTTCCAAGGACGAAATCGTCAAGCGGGGCTGGGAAGCGGATCTGGTAAGCCGCATTATCCGCACCGTGGCCCGGTCGGAGTTCAAACGCCGCCAGGCGCCGCCGGTACTCAAGGTAAGTCCCCGGGCCTTTGGGATGGGCCGCAGAATGCCCATAGCGCGGAGTGTGTACGAGATTGGAGAGCGGAATTAGTGTAAAATTTTCAAAATTAGCTTTTTTCCCTTTCCCCGTACGTGAATACCCCTGCCTTTACCTTTTCACTTTCGAAATATTCCCACTCGCAGTCGAGAGCCCCCAAAAGAAGATTTTTAGTGATACGACAGGATGTGGTACGGGAAAAATTTTCGATATTGGTAGTATCAATGACATCGCAGTAAAAAGATGAGAAACGCTTAAACCAGGGAAACTCGGCGAAGTACCCAAGCCAGGTCTCGGCATAGGGACATTTGACGCCTCCCATGGAAGGGTTCCATGCACTCCACGCGATAGAAGGAAGATCATTTACCGTTGAAAAATTCTCCAGGTTTTTTTCCAGACCCTGCGTATCAGCCCTGCTTCGGGCGCCATCGGTACGATCAAGGCCCAATCGGAATATCGTCTTCTGTACCGCCTTAAGAGCAGCTTCTTCCCCTACCGTTTCTACCAGGGTCCTGCAAAATTGAAAATACAACATGGCAAACTGACGGCACGCCGCCCGAACATCGCCTATACTCGCTGTTTTTTGATTATCACTCATTTACTTACCCCTTTTCTTCAAGCGCTACTATAGCAACAAAAGGCAATTTTAGCCATACTAAGCTCATTATGAAACTGACCGTCCTCGGTTCCGGTACTTCCCACGGAATCCCCGTCATAGGCTGTTCCTGTCCGGTATGCCATTCCGAAGATCCCCGGGATAACCGTATGCGGGCCTCCGTTTATATTGAAGGTGATGACGGGGAACGGGTAGTCATTGATATGGGGCCGGAATTCAGGATCCAGGCGCTGCGGACGGGGATCAGTTCCCTGGATGCGGTGTTTCTGACCCATGCCCATGCGGATCATGTCCACGGCCTGGACGATGTCCGATCCCTAAGCTATAAGCGGGAAATACCTATCTACGGGAATGCCAAAACCATGGCGGAAATTGAAGAACGATTTAGCTACGCCTTTAAAAACACCCAGCGGGGAGGCGGGAAACCCCGTATCAGCCTAAATCCTGTGGAGAGGCCCGTACAAATCGGCAGCCTTACCCTGACCCCCATACCGCTTAAGCACGGAGCGCTGGATATCCTGGGATGGATGATACAGGAAGACCCCCGGAACCAAGGTTCCGGGGACAAAAGTTCCTTCGCGGTGTACCTGACGGATACCAGCGCCATTCCCCCTGAATCCCTGGATCTGATACGGGGGGCGGCGCTTCTTATCATTGACGGGCTGCGTGTGCAGCCCCACGAAACTCACTTCAGTTTTGAACAGGCCCTGAGCGTGGGAGCGGAAATTCGGGCGCCAAGGGTGTACCTTACCCATATTTGCCATAACCATTCCCACCGGGAAATCAAAGATTTCTGTAATCGTTTCCGGGAAGAGCGGCGCCTGGGAGAAACGGTTATGGAACCGGCCTATGACAGCATGGAACTGGAGCTAAAAAAATCCGGAAAACCTTGCGAAAATAAGTCTTCCTAGGCATAATTAGAGCGGAGATATGCGAAACTTTGTTTCGCTTCGATTATATTGTGCGGCAGCTGCCGTACTAAATAAGGGGTATATTGTGGGTTCAACTTTTAATCCTGAAGAATTAGCTGATTTTGCCCGTTACCACGGGTTTCATTATGATACTGTCGATCCCGTCCAACTGGTTCGGGATATCCGCTTTGATATGGAGCGGGGCCTGCGGGGGCAGAGTTCCAGCCTTCCCATGATTCCCACCTATATCAACCCCGGGAACCGGATACCCGCGGGAAAAGCTGTAATCGCCCTGGACGCCGGGGGAACAAACCTTAGGGCGGCCCGGATACGGTTTGACGAAAAGGGCAAGGCCCTAGCCGAGGGAACTCGAAAGGTCCCCATGCCCGGCACTAAGGGCCGCCTAAGCGCGGAACAGTTTTTCGACGCAATCGCCGATGTCACCGAACCCCTTCTTACGGAAGGCGGCGATATCCAGGGCATCGGGTTTTGTTTTTCCTACCCCATGGAGATAACCAAGGAGGCTGATGGGATACTCATGGCCTTTAGCAAGGAAGTGGAGGCCCCGGAGGTAATTGGCAAGTCCATAGGCCAGGGACTTCGGGATGCCTTGGCAAGAAAAAAGCAAAAAGCCCCGGAAAAAATCGTTCTCCTCAACGATACGGTAGCTACCCTGCTCTGCGGCATGGGAGAGATTCCTCCGGACCTTGGCAAAGGGGACGGGCCGGATACGTACGGCATAGGGGGCGGCCCGGTTATCGGCTTCATTCTGGGAACCGGATTCAATACCGCTTACCCGGAAAAGAGCATCCCAAAGATCGGCTTCCAGTCCGAATCCTCCCCCCAAATTGTGGTTTGCGAGACCGGTACCTTCGCCCCCCGTTACCTGGGATACCTGGATAAGGAATATGATGCCACCACAAAAAGCCCCGGCGCCTATCTACAGGAAAAAGCTTCCGCCGGCGCTTACCTGGGTCCCCTCAGTTTTCATATTCTCAAACAGGCCCTGAAGGATGGTGTTTTGAAATTTAAAAAGTCCGGCGAATTCCTCGCCTGGCCTACCCTGCAAACCATGGACCTGAATTCCTTTTTACGAGCCCCCCTTGCCATGGAGGGTCCCGTGGGGCAGCTCTTCGGCAAGGATGAACGGGACGCCCTGAGCTCCTTTGTCTACCTTAGTTCTATTATTACCAAGCGGGCCGCCCTTCTTTCCGCAGGGGTACTTGCCGCCACAATGGAACGGATGGACGCCGGTTATGATCCTCTCGCCCCGGTACGAATAGCCGTGGAGGGAACTACCTATGTGCGCTACAAGGGCATGAGAGAAGCCCTGGAATCCTACCTGCATACCATGCTGAATGCCGATAAACCCCGGTTCTATGTCATATCCCCGGTGGAACAAGCCAGCCTCTTCGGCGCCGGCGTGGCCGCCCTAACGGAGTAAGTATTGACCCTGATGAAGGATAGCAGTAGGATTAAGAACGATTAACTATAAAGGGGGCGGTTTTTGTTAAACTCATCTAATTCCTTATATTATAACGAATTACCCCACACACACATGGTTTCGTTGTTTCCCGTATTTATTTCCATAATATTCGGTTATCAATGAAGTTGCCCGGGATTATACCCGGGTACTTTTATACCTATTTTTTCTATAAGGAGTAACAGAATGAAAAAAACCAAGTCATTGGTAGTGATGACAGTACTGGCGCTGTCAGTTTTCTTCCTCCTCATTGCCTGCGGTGAGGAAACAATCGAAAGCTTGGCTGAGAAAAATAGGGATGCCCTTATAGACGCCACTAAGGCTACGGAAGAAGGATTTACAGCTACAGCTAAGGATAAAGACGGTATGGATGTACCTGTTTCTATCCAGTTTGGTACAGAGATAATTCTTAAAGTTGGGGAAGGGGAAAGCGCAGAGGAAGGACACTATCAATGGACCATTGACGAAAAAACTATCACATTAAAAGGAGCCGGGGCCGACGGTGGGGATGTGACACTAGGATACGTTATTAATGATGATAAGACTCTCTCCATCACCAGCGGATTAGACAAAATTAAGGGCGCGGAGAACTTAGAGGAAAGCCTTGTTTCCAACGAGAATCCCGCCCTGGCAAAACCGGCGGAAGAAGCAACCAAGCCCGATAGCGGGAGCGGCGATGTAAAAGACGCCACGGTATATCAGCGAAACTGGCAGAACGGGTCCGATCAATTAACCCCAGTATCCGGCAATGCAACGGTAAGTTTGGTATTGTACAAAAACGATGAGGATACAAACCCTACCCGTGTGGATATCGGAACTATTACCAAGGGCAAACTGAGCTTCACCCTTCCTGCGGAAAGCAAATTTAACACTTACCTGGCCACGCTATCAAGTGAGCCGGAGCTGGCAAATCTTAAAATAAGTAACCCAGCGGCTAAGGCGCTTACTCTGGGTGGCGGGTTCGCACTACTTAACAATGCAGGGCAAGAAATTGGCGATCTCCGTTTTGAGAAAGACACTACAACCGGCAATGATGACATTACGTATTGGTATTTTGACAGGGATGTTAAAATCACCGGTACCGTAATCCAAGAAGCAGAGGATGAGGATGATTGGAGCGGTACAATTACAATTAATATCGATGCGAAAAAGGGCTGGAATAAAGTACGGAATTCTGAAACAGGTAATGAAAAAACGCGATCGTTTACATCTACCATAACAATCTGGACCGGCAGCACATCAGATTATAAATGGGTCTATGAACAGCATGGAAGCAACAGCGGTCTCGATTCCGATACCTCTGCAACCGGCGGTGAGCTCCAGAAGGTCACCGGGGATCAACTCGCTACAGAGTTTGCAGAACAGTCCGGAGGTCAGGTTAAAAAAAGTGATATCTTAGGGAAAACCTTCCAAGAAATAGCTGATTTGTCCGGAATAGGCCTTGGATTTTTTCAATCTCTGGTTTTCACGGATAAAGAAGGTAAAAACCCGGTTCAGGGTACTACCAAAATAACCGCGAGCGCCGTTTTTTACTTGGATGAAAGTGGTGGTGAAGACCCCTACAACCCCGGCTCTGGCGGTACGCTCCAGAAGGTCAGCGGGAATGACATCGCGAAAGTATTAGTGGAACAATTAAAAGAATTTGGAATCAATAAGACAGAGGATCAGATTTTAGGTCAAACATTCTCAGCGATTGTTGAGAACAATACGCAAGGTCTCCAGATACTTCAACAGAATATCTTCAAGGATGCAAATGGTACACCGGTTGCGGGTACTGACAAACTAGTTGCAAGTACCGATTATTGGGTATACGGATACGACGAAGGGTACGAAGACAACTCAGGCTATGGCGATACAACAACCGGCGGCGGTTGGAAACCCGGTAGCGACGATGCAACAACCGGTAGTGGGAAGCTCCAGAGGATCACCGGGATCGAGCTTTCTGAGGAGGCTGGGTCTGATATCTTGGGGAAAACATTCCAAGACCTAGCTACCATAATCGGAATACCCTTTGATTTTCTTCAATATACGTTTTTCACGGATGAAGCTGGTAAAAACCCGGTTAAAAGTACTACCAGAATAACAACGGACGCCGTTTTTTACGTATTGATTGGCGACAACATAACCGGCGGTGAAGACTCCGACTTGGGCAACGGTTACCCCATCTATAGTGAACCACCCTTGGTCGGCAGCGGTAAGCTCCAGAGGATTACCGGGATCGAGCTCGCTCTTGGGTTTGGGTCTGATATCTTTGGGAAAACATTCCAAGAGCTAGCTACCATAATCGAACTACCCTTTGAATTTCTTCAACTTGTGTTTTTCACGGATGAAGCCGGTAAAAACCCTGTTAGCAGTACTACCAGAATAACAACGGACGCCGTTTTTTACGTATTGGAGGAGTTTGCCGCCCCCAGCTCTGGCGACAGCGGTGTGTACCCCTCCCCCAGCTCTGGCGACAGCGGTGTGATTCTCCGGGCAACTCGCCGGACTTTCTAATCTGATTGTAAGCACTGTCCGGGCCGGTATTTCGGCTCGAACAGTGCTTTTTTTATAACCCTGGCAGTCTTCTCTGAACCGAAAAAAAAGCTGTCCAAATAGCGTTTTAAAACTTTTGGACAGCCCCATATTACGTAAACTACAAGATCAGGTAACTACTTCCAGGAAGCTGGGGATCATTTCCCCGGAGAAGTAGAAGAGACCGCGGCCAAGCTGGTCGGCGTCCCAAACCCGCTGGGGATTATCCGGATAGGCGGTGTACCCGCCGCAGTAGGTCTCGATCCGGTTGCCCGAGGGTTCCCAGAAGTAGATGGTGGTACCGCGGGTAATGGCGTGCCGTGTGGGCCCGATGTCCAGCTTCAGATGGTTGATGGCGATCAGGTCTGCAGCGTTGAGTACGTCCTGCCAGGTCTCCAGGAAGAATGCGAAGTGGTGCATCTTGCCGGGCTTGGGATATTCCACAAAGGCCAGGTCGTGGGCCTTGTTGGAGCCGGTGATCCAGGCGGCAAGCCGTTTCCCGTCGGGGGTGTTACACACCTCGGGAACGTACATACCAAAAACCTCTTTCATGAACCGTTCCGCCTCGTCAATGCCGGGTCCGTAGAGGAGGAAGTGATCCAGCCTGGTGGCCCGCATACCCCGGGGCTGTTCGTGCCATATGTCGGGGTTCTTGATCGGCGGGAACTTCTTGGCCAGTTCCACATCACTGTAAATCTGCAGCTGATGGCCGGTACAGATGGTAAAGGCGTAGCGTTTTCCAAAACCGGGCTGTTCATCGTTTGCCTTGAGTTCCGTTACCTTATAACCGAATTTTTCGGTCTTTGCCTTAATGTCCTCCAGGGTCTTGGCGTCGGCCACCTTAAAGGCTACATAATCAAGCCCCGCCTCAGGAGCCTTGCGGAGTACCACGCTGTGGTGATCAAATTCATCATAGCACTTCAGCAATACCCGGCCATCGCTGGTCCGGCCGACTTCGTCCAATCCGACGATGTTCTTGTAGCAATCCAGGGTCTTTTCCAGATCCAGCACCCGCAGCTGAATAAGTCCGGGACGCAATGTCGCAGTAAATCCCATATCAAACCTCCATGCGTTAAATATTTGTTTCCACCCGCCGGACCGTAAGATCACTGCGGGGTTGAACACAACACAAAAGAACTATCCCCTCTTTTTTATCATCCTCCGAAATATGGGCGGCGCTCATAGTCTTAAATGCAAACCATTCCCCGGAACTTATCCGCACACGGCAGGCGCCGCATCCCCCGCCGGCGCAGCCATAACTCACCGGACCGGTACGGGCGCGGATCATGGCCGCAAAAACCGATTCATCTTCCCCGCAGGGAAAAGCTTTCCCCACTTCCGGTACGCTGACCTGCCACGTTTTCCCCATGACAAACTCCGTTACCGCCTACTTTTTCTGCGATAATTGATAAGCCACATCCACTATCATATCTTCCTGGCCGCCCACCATACGGCGCTTGCCGAGCTCCACCAGGATATCCCGGGGAGGTATACCGAATTTTTCCGCCGCACGCCGGGTATGGAGGAGGAAACTGGAATAGACCCCCGCATAGCCCAGCATAAGAGAATCGGTGCGAACCACCTGGGGACGCTGCATCAGGGGCTCAACCACATCCTCCGCAAGGTCCATGAGGTCAAAACTTTTTACCCCCGTATTATAACCCAGCCGTTCCAATACCGCACAGAAAACCTCACCCTGGGTATTCCCGGCCCCGGCCCCCAGCCCCCGGCAGGTAACATCGATGTAGAGGGCGCCCTCTTCCACCGCCGCCAAAGAATTGGCAACCGCCAGGGACAGGTTATTATGGGAATGGAAGCCCACAGGAATATTAATTGCCGCCTTGAGCGCACTAACCCGGGCGCGGACATCATCGGGAACCATGTACCCCGAAGAATCCGCCAGATTGATATAGTCGGCGCCGGCATCGGCAAAGAACTTCGCCTGCTCCACAATTTTTTCAGGAGACGCCATGTGGGTCATCATGAGGAAGCCCACGGCGAACATCCCCGCCTGTTTTGCCCAGGCGATATGCTGGACGGCGATATCCGCCTCGGTTACATGGGTGGCTACCCGTACCGCGTTGGCCCCCCGTTCCTGGGCTTTTTTCAGGTCCTCTATAGTACCTATCCCCGGCAGGAGCAGTACCGCCAACTTGGCGTTCTTTATTACTTTTCCTGCGGCCTCGATCAGCTCCAGCTCATCCACCTTGGAAAACCCGTAGTTTATCGACGAACCGGTTATGCCGTCCCCGTGGCTAATCTCAATAATATCGATCCCGGCCCTATCCAGCCCCCCCGCTATGGCCACTGCCTGTTCCACGGTAAAAGAATGGCTTACCGCATGGCTGCCGTCCCGCAGGGTAGTATCAACAATATTAATCTTATTCGTATTTATTTTAGCAGCGCCCATACTATGCCTTTCCTCCCAGCAGTTTTACCGCCAGCTTTTCCGCAACGGCCACTGCGGCCTGGTTAATGATATCCAGGTTCCCCGAATACGCGGGAAGGAAATCCCCCGCCCCCTCAACCTCTACTATCACCGTTACCTTATTGCCTTCGATCACCGGAGGAAGCCGCAGACGATACCCGGGAACATAACTCTGTACTTCCCGGATAATATCGTTCACCGACTCGGTAATTTTTTTCGCATCGGGGTTCTTCACCAGGGCATAGACCGTGTTGGTCATCATCAGGGGCGGGTCCGCAGGGTTCAGTACGATGATAGCTTTACTGCGATCCGCTCCACCCACCACGCGAAGGGCCTTGGAGGTGGTCTCGGTAAATTCGTCGATGTTCGCCCGTGTCCCGGGACCGGCGCCCTTGGATGAAATACAAGAGACAATCTCCGCATACTCCACGTCCGCCGCCCGGTTAATGGCGTAGGCAATGGGTATGGTGGCCTGGCCGCCGCAGGTGACCATGTTAAAGTCCACCTCGTCGGCGAGCTTGTCCAAGTTTACGCAGGGCACCACATAGGGTCCTACCGCCGCGGGGGTCATGTCGATGGAGATTTTCCCGGCAGCCTTGAGGATAGCGGAATTGTGAAGATGGGCCTTGGCGCTGGTGGCGTCAAAAACAATTTTGATTTCCCGGTCCTCCGCCACGGCGTCCACACCTTTAATGGAGGTTTTAAACCCCAGGGCTGCGGCCCGCTTAATGCCTTCGGATTCCACGATACCGGTCATCATGTGCATCTGGAGATGCTTGCTCTTCATAACCTTGTACATCAAATCACTGCCGATGTTTCCCGGGCCAATGATTCCCACCTTTATTTTTTCCATTTCCAATCACCCCTCATTACATACAAAACGAACATGAAGAATTTCAACCGCAAAGACTTTATAACCGTAAAGTCAACATTTACAGTTATAAACTCTTCGCAGTTATACTATCTACACAAACTGCGCTTCCACCGTCCCCAGGGTGGAAAATTCCGCCTTGAAACTATCGCCCTTGGCGGCCAGGGGCGCCGCGGAGAAGGCCCCGGAAAGTATCACTTCCCCGGCCTTAAGGGTTACACCGTAGGTCCAGAGCCGGTTCGCAAGCCAGGCCACGGAAATACAAGGGTCTCCCAGGACCGCTGCGCCGGTACCCTCTCCCACCAACTCGCCCTGGTTCTTATAGAGCTTCATGGCTACCTTGGTAAGATCCACATCGCTGAGCCGAACCTTGTTGGCCCCCAGCACGTAGCGCCCGGAAGAGGCATTATCAGCAATAGTGTCGGGGAGCTTGATTTTCCAGTCGGCGATACGGCTGTCCACGATTTCAAAGGAGGCTACCACATAGTCCGTAGCCTTGATTACATCTTCCCGGGTAACCTTACCGCCGGCAAGATCCGCCTTGAGGATAAAGGCTATCTCCCCCTCGATCTTCGGCTGGAGTAAGGCCGCGGTGTTTACCGTACCATCCTTGCAGTCCATGGCTGCGTAGAGATGTCCGTAATCGGGTTCATTAACCCCCATCTGCTTCTGGATACCCGGAGAGGTAAGGCCTATCTTCTTCCCGGAAATAACATGCCCCAGGGAAAGGACGGCCTTTACATTTTCCAGTTGGATCTGGTAGGCATCGTCAACAGTAAGACTGCTATCCTGCCCGGTCAGGGGAGCAATAGCCTTACGGTTCCGTTCCGCCTGGTAAAGCTTTTCGGCGTAGACCTTGATCTTCGCGGCGTCCATGACTACCTCTTAAAGAAACTGCGGGTTAAGTCCGCGAATTCCTGGGTATGTTCAATCTGGGTCCAGTGACCGCAGTGACCGAATACATGGAGCTGGGCCTTGTCGATAAGCTTGAGCAGCTTATAGGAGTTATCCAGGGGGATTACCCGGTCTTCCCGGCCGTGAACGATGAGGGTCTCGTGGGGGATGTTCCGGATAAAATTCTCATTACCCGCCATGGCCTCCACCCCCTTCTGCCGGGGCTCGGGGAACAGGGCGTGGAAACTCTCCTGGAAACCGGGCTGGATACTGGATTCATACCGGCTTTTAACAAGGTCCTTGGTAGCAAAACTGTGGTCATAGGTGAAGATTTCCAGCAATTCCTCCATATGTTCTATGGAAGGTTCGTAACCCCAAACCTGGTCCAGTCCGTAGGTGATGGGGAAGCTCACCCCCATAGCCCCCATGAGCACCAGTTTGTTTACCCGCTGGGGGTATTTGATCGCCAGAGACAGGGCCAGGGCGCCGCCGAAGGAATTCCCCACCAGGTTGGTTTTTTCGATTTTAAGGGCATCCAGCAAATCAATGGTCTGCTCCACCCAGCCGTTCATGGTCTCCACCCGGCCCGGGACCCGTTCGGTAAAGCCGAAGCCGGACATATCCGGGGCGATAATGCGGAAATCGTCTTTTAAAAGGGGGAATAACTTATTCCAGTTTGCCCAGGCGGTTACCCCCGGGCCGGAACCGTGAAGCAGGGTTACCGGAAAACCCTTACCCAAATCATGATAATTAGTTTTGAACGAACCTGTTTGGATACTATTCGCTATTTCAGGTCTTTGCTCAGCCATGGTACATCACTCCTTATTGATTTTTTTAATCCCAATTTCCTTACAGGGGAAAATATAATTCTGTACGCACTTTGGGGATTTGTCAAGAAAAATACATGATAAAAATACTATAAAAAGGGTAATTATTACAAAAATATTAATGTATCGCCCTAGGATTTATCCCATATAGCGGTTTCGTCAAACCCATCGCTTTCCCGTATCCGCTGAATAGTAACGTCGAGATGCTCTTCCATAATTGCCTCGGTTTTGGCCTTATCCCCTGCTTTCAGCGCGTCAATCAAGGCCCGGTGATAGGTCAGACCATCCCGGTGGCCCAGAAGACGGACTATGTCCATCATGGCCACCGAAAGCATATCGTTAATCAGGGAGTAAACCTTAAGGATGATGGAATTCCGGGTTATTTCGGCAATACGGTAATGGAATGCCAGGTCCGCTTCGCTGAATGCTTTGAGATCCGCCACCGCTCCCACCATAACCGCATAGATTTCTTCCAGAGAGTCTATGTCTTCGGGACTTACCCGTTCCTGGGCCATGCCGGCGGAACCTTTTTCGATGATTTTCCGGTATTCCAGGATGGTGATAAGATCCTGATTCTGGCGGAGCTGCAGGAGGGGATGAAAGGTATCGACTTTCTCTATAGAAGAAAAATTCTTTACAAAGGTTCCGCCCCCGTGTTTGGTCTCCACAAGCCCCAGAATTTCCAGCTGCTGCAGGGCCGTTCGGATAGTTACCCGGCTTACCCCGTATAGAGCGCAAAACTCATGCTCCGAGGGAAGTTTTTCCCCCTCCTTCCATACCCCCTTCATGAGTTGTTCCTTAATTTTACGATAAACTTGAGCCCGGAGAGGTTCGGCCTTTATTTTGGGGATTTCATGCATAAATGGTTCCTGCTTATGCATATAATAAGTTTCTCCTTTTGTCTATGAACTATTCTGAAAAATTGATTTTATTTGACAAATACCTTCTTGTATGGAATAATAAGTTGTCATACAAGTTCCCGATTACGGAAACCAGGAGGAGTTTTTATGCTAAAGCCGGAACAAAAAAAGGAGCTTGAAAAAATAACCCTGCAGCTGCGCCGCGATTTAGTAGAAATGATCGGTATCGGTGTGGCCGGTCATTTAGGCGGTTCGAGTTCCCTGGCGGAAACCATGGCGGTGTTGTACTTCAACAAGATGAATTTCAGCGCCGATCGTCTGAAGGACCCCAACCGGGATCGGCTGGTACTGTCCAAGGGCCATGCGGCGCTGATTCAGTATGCGGCGCTCTGTGAAAAGGGTTGTTTTCCCCGAGAAGAGCTGAAGCGGGTAAAGAAGTTGGATGCCCTGCTCCAGGGTCACCCCGATCTGTCCATCCCCGGCATTGAAGCGGTCACCGGGTCCCTGGGCCAGGGACTTTCCATTTCCCTGGGTCTGGCCCTGGCGCTACGGCTGAACAAAAGCCCCGCCCGGGTTTACACCATCATGGGAGACGGCGAGCAGTCCGAAGGCCAGCTCTGGGAGGCGTCCATGGCGGCGGCAAATTTCAAGATTGATAACCTTACCGCCTTTTTAGACTGGAACAGCGTTCAGGCCACGGGGGCCACAAAGGATATATTCAATATCCCCGACCTGGATAAAAAATGGACCAGTTTCGGCTGGCACAGTATCAATGTCGATGGTCATACGGTTGAGGCAATCCTGAACGCCATCGAAGAGGCGGAAACCATTAAGGGCAAGCCGACATTGATCATTCTGAAAACTATTAAGGGTAAGGGCTTCTCCTTTGCGGAGGGAAATCCCGCATATCATAACGGTATCCTCACCGAAGAAACCTACAAACAAGCGCTCAAGGAACTGGACGCCATAAAGGCAGGGTTATAATTATGGAAAAACAAAGTTTGAGAAAAGCCTACGGAGATGCCCTGGTAGAACTGGGTAAACAGAATTCCGATGTGGTAGCCCTGGAAGCGGACCTGGGCAAATCGACCATGTCCTGTCTTTTCAAGGACGCCTTCCCCGACCGGTACTTTGAAATGGGTATTGCCGAACAAAACATGGCATCCACCTCCGCGGGGCTTGCCCTGGGAGGAAAGATCCCCTTCTACAGTACCTTTGCGGTCTTTGCCTCCGGGCGAGCCTACGATCAGATCCGCTGCTCCATCGCCATTCCCAGGGCGAATGTAAAGATCTGCGGTTCAAGCTGCGGCCTTTCGGATTTCGGGGACGGAAAAACCCATCAATCTATAGAAGATAGCAATGTGATCAAAACCCTCCCCAACATGATCGTTATCAATCCCCTGGATGCGGTGGAGGTTAAAAAGGTAATGAAGTTCCTCCTAAGTTATGAGGGACCGGCCTACATCAGGATCAATCGGAATGATCTTCCCGTATTTACGGCGGAGGAAGGGGAATTCGAACTTGGGAAGCTCCGCACCATAGTCGATGGTAATGATGCGCTTATCTTCGCCACCGGAGCCATGGTTTGGAAATCCGTAGAAGCCGCAGGGCTGTTGAAAAAGGACGGCATAAGCGCCCAGGTAGTAAACGTAAGCGCCGTCAAACCCCTCGTAAAGGAGGAGATCCTCAAGTACACCGCCGGGAAAAAGGCGATCATCACCGTGGAGGAAGCGGTAAAGATAGGCGGCCTTGGGGCGGGCATCGCGGCGGAGATCATCGGGGAGGTAAACCTTCCCTTTGAACAGGTAGGGATAAACGATACCTTCGGTACGTCCGCCCATGGTTACGATGAATTGCTGGAAAAATACGGGCTATCAACCAATCATATATATAATGCTGTTAAGAGGGCATTGAATAAATAATACGGAGGACAATATGACCATTGGATTTA
It encodes the following:
- a CDS encoding MBL fold metallo-hydrolase; amino-acid sequence: MKLTVLGSGTSHGIPVIGCSCPVCHSEDPRDNRMRASVYIEGDDGERVVIDMGPEFRIQALRTGISSLDAVFLTHAHADHVHGLDDVRSLSYKREIPIYGNAKTMAEIEERFSYAFKNTQRGGGKPRISLNPVERPVQIGSLTLTPIPLKHGALDILGWMIQEDPRNQGSGDKSSFAVYLTDTSAIPPESLDLIRGAALLIIDGLRVQPHETHFSFEQALSVGAEIRAPRVYLTHICHNHSHREIKDFCNRFREERRLGETVMEPAYDSMELELKKSGKPCENKSS
- a CDS encoding hexokinase, whose protein sequence is MGSTFNPEELADFARYHGFHYDTVDPVQLVRDIRFDMERGLRGQSSSLPMIPTYINPGNRIPAGKAVIALDAGGTNLRAARIRFDEKGKALAEGTRKVPMPGTKGRLSAEQFFDAIADVTEPLLTEGGDIQGIGFCFSYPMEITKEADGILMAFSKEVEAPEVIGKSIGQGLRDALARKKQKAPEKIVLLNDTVATLLCGMGEIPPDLGKGDGPDTYGIGGGPVIGFILGTGFNTAYPEKSIPKIGFQSESSPQIVVCETGTFAPRYLGYLDKEYDATTKSPGAYLQEKASAGAYLGPLSFHILKQALKDGVLKFKKSGEFLAWPTLQTMDLNSFLRAPLAMEGPVGQLFGKDERDALSSFVYLSSIITKRAALLSAGVLAATMERMDAGYDPLAPVRIAVEGTTYVRYKGMREALESYLHTMLNADKPRFYVISPVEQASLFGAGVAALTE
- a CDS encoding catechol 2,3-dioxygenase, producing the protein MGFTATLRPGLIQLRVLDLEKTLDCYKNIVGLDEVGRTSDGRVLLKCYDEFDHHSVVLRKAPEAGLDYVAFKVADAKTLEDIKAKTEKFGYKVTELKANDEQPGFGKRYAFTICTGHQLQIYSDVELAKKFPPIKNPDIWHEQPRGMRATRLDHFLLYGPGIDEAERFMKEVFGMYVPEVCNTPDGKRLAAWITGSNKAHDLAFVEYPKPGKMHHFAFFLETWQDVLNAADLIAINHLKLDIGPTRHAITRGTTIYFWEPSGNRIETYCGGYTAYPDNPQRVWDADQLGRGLFYFSGEMIPSFLEVVT
- a CDS encoding 2Fe-2S iron-sulfur cluster-binding protein, which gives rise to MGKTWQVSVPEVGKAFPCGEDESVFAAMIRARTGPVSYGCAGGGCGACRVRISSGEWFAFKTMSAAHISEDDKKEGIVLLCCVQPRSDLTVRRVETNI
- the dmpG gene encoding 4-hydroxy-2-oxovalerate aldolase: MGAAKINTNKINIVDTTLRDGSHAVSHSFTVEQAVAIAGGLDRAGIDIIEISHGDGITGSSINYGFSKVDELELIEAAGKVIKNAKLAVLLLPGIGTIEDLKKAQERGANAVRVATHVTEADIAVQHIAWAKQAGMFAVGFLMMTHMASPEKIVEQAKFFADAGADYINLADSSGYMVPDDVRARVSALKAAINIPVGFHSHNNLSLAVANSLAAVEEGALYIDVTCRGLGAGAGNTQGEVFCAVLERLGYNTGVKSFDLMDLAEDVVEPLMQRPQVVRTDSLMLGYAGVYSSFLLHTRRAAEKFGIPPRDILVELGKRRMVGGQEDMIVDVAYQLSQKK
- a CDS encoding acetaldehyde dehydrogenase (acetylating) gives rise to the protein MEKIKVGIIGPGNIGSDLMYKVMKSKHLQMHMMTGIVESEGIKRAAALGFKTSIKGVDAVAEDREIKIVFDATSAKAHLHNSAILKAAGKISIDMTPAAVGPYVVPCVNLDKLADEVDFNMVTCGGQATIPIAYAINRAADVEYAEIVSCISSKGAGPGTRANIDEFTETTSKALRVVGGADRSKAIIVLNPADPPLMMTNTVYALVKNPDAKKITESVNDIIREVQSYVPGYRLRLPPVIEGNKVTVIVEVEGAGDFLPAYSGNLDIINQAAVAVAEKLAVKLLGGKA
- a CDS encoding 2-keto-4-pentenoate hydratase is translated as MDAAKIKVYAEKLYQAERNRKAIAPLTGQDSSLTVDDAYQIQLENVKAVLSLGHVISGKKIGLTSPGIQKQMGVNEPDYGHLYAAMDCKDGTVNTAALLQPKIEGEIAFILKADLAGGKVTREDVIKATDYVVASFEIVDSRIADWKIKLPDTIADNASSGRYVLGANKVRLSDVDLTKVAMKLYKNQGELVGEGTGAAVLGDPCISVAWLANRLWTYGVTLKAGEVILSGAFSAAPLAAKGDSFKAEFSTLGTVEAQFV